A window from bacterium encodes these proteins:
- a CDS encoding FapA family protein — MADEWKKIKIGYRNSDTECYINVPFLTPEGKMESPLTIGDAMTALRKAGVVRGLRQDRLKQLFDEGRFDQEVLVAESTPPRNGQDAWIEYFFDYKREFQPKEDTDGRIDYHDVSIFTSISKGDQLCLLHPATEGVAGETVTGARVEAKSGRERLLPQGPQTEISPEDPNLLIAAENGCVSLNKTNLVEVQPRLIIKGDVDFNTGNVDFVGSLAIGGDIKAGFKVHVVGDLEVGGCVEDSEVDVEGSALVKKGFIGRGKGLIKTTGDLTVKYVHGQNVVCGGNLNVGGELMHSMVRVCGNVIANSRKGVIMGGRIEAECNIDTTVLGSTSYTATEVTVGVDFKLLDRLKEIDDELKTVKENQDKVKKALYNFSVLKTKMKGQLSAEHQTLFERLQETSRYYPKYQSELEQEAHRIQQDIARHKEAHVKVHRTLFPGVKVTIGKFTRVINEQAENQTLREIRGEIVSGA; from the coding sequence GTGGCTGATGAATGGAAAAAGATAAAAATTGGCTACAGAAATAGTGACACCGAGTGTTATATCAACGTTCCGTTCCTGACCCCCGAGGGCAAGATGGAGTCGCCGCTGACCATCGGCGACGCCATGACAGCCCTGCGCAAGGCCGGAGTGGTGCGCGGGCTGCGCCAGGACAGGCTCAAGCAGTTGTTCGACGAGGGCCGTTTCGACCAGGAGGTCCTGGTCGCCGAGAGCACACCGCCCCGGAACGGCCAGGATGCCTGGATAGAGTATTTCTTCGACTACAAGCGCGAGTTCCAGCCCAAGGAAGACACGGACGGGCGGATAGACTACCACGATGTCTCCATTTTCACCTCGATCAGCAAGGGCGACCAGCTCTGCCTCCTGCATCCCGCCACCGAGGGTGTGGCGGGGGAGACTGTCACCGGGGCCCGGGTCGAGGCGAAAAGCGGACGGGAAAGGCTGCTGCCCCAGGGCCCGCAGACCGAAATCTCCCCCGAAGACCCCAACCTGCTGATCGCGGCTGAAAACGGCTGTGTCTCGCTCAACAAGACCAACCTGGTGGAGGTCCAGCCCCGCCTGATCATCAAGGGGGACGTGGATTTCAACACAGGCAACGTGGATTTTGTCGGCTCCCTGGCTATCGGCGGAGATATCAAGGCCGGGTTCAAGGTGCACGTGGTGGGTGATCTGGAGGTGGGCGGCTGCGTGGAGGACTCGGAGGTGGATGTCGAGGGCAGCGCCCTGGTCAAGAAAGGCTTCATCGGCCGGGGCAAGGGCCTGATCAAAACCACCGGCGACCTGACGGTCAAGTATGTCCACGGGCAGAACGTGGTCTGCGGCGGCAACCTGAATGTGGGCGGCGAGCTGATGCACAGCATGGTGCGGGTCTGCGGAAATGTCATCGCCAACAGCCGCAAGGGCGTGATCATGGGTGGCCGGATCGAGGCCGAGTGCAATATCGACACCACGGTCCTGGGCAGCACCAGCTATACCGCCACGGAAGTGACCGTGGGAGTCGATTTCAAGCTCCTCGACCGTCTGAAGGAGATCGACGACGAGCTGAAGACGGTGAAAGAGAACCAGGACAAGGTGAAAAAGGCGCTCTACAATTTCTCGGTCCTCAAGACCAAGATGAAAGGCCAACTGAGCGCCGAGCACCAGACCCTGTTCGAAAGGTTGCAGGAAACCAGCCGATATTATCCTAAGTACCAGTCGGAGCTGGAGCAGGAGGCGCACCGTATTCAGCAGGACATCGCCCGCCACAAGGAGGCGCATGTCAAAGTGCACCGCACCCTGTTCCCCGGAGTGAAAGTGACGATCGGCAAGTTCACCCGCGTGATCAACGAGCAGGCGGAGAACCAGACTCTGCGTGAAATCCGCGGGGAGATAGTCTCCGGGGCTTGA
- a CDS encoding SDR family oxidoreductase: protein MRILVTGGAGFLGSHLCDYLVEKNHDVICIDNLITGNIENISHLMGHERFRFIRYDVTEYMFIPGRLDAILHFASPASPVDYLEYPIQTLKVGSLGTHKALGLAREKGARFLLASTSEVYGDPLVHPQTEDYWGNVNPIGPRGVYDEAKRFAEAISMAYQRTHGVEVRIVRIFNTYGPRMRMNDGRVVPNFIKQALCGEPITVFGDGSQTRSFCYWSDLVEGLYRLLLSEADGPVNIGNPTEHSILQFAERIIELTGSSSQIIHKRLPEDDPKVRRPDITRARKLLGWEPKVDLDEGLRRTIDYFRGKV, encoded by the coding sequence ATGCGCATTCTGGTCACCGGCGGGGCCGGGTTCCTCGGTTCTCACCTCTGCGACTACCTGGTCGAAAAAAATCACGATGTAATCTGCATCGACAACCTGATTACAGGCAACATTGAAAACATCAGCCACCTGATGGGCCACGAGCGGTTCCGGTTCATCCGCTACGATGTCACCGAGTACATGTTCATCCCCGGGCGGCTGGACGCGATCCTGCATTTCGCCTCGCCCGCCTCGCCGGTGGACTACCTCGAATACCCGATCCAGACCCTCAAGGTGGGCAGCCTGGGCACGCACAAGGCCTTGGGCCTGGCCCGCGAGAAAGGCGCCCGCTTTTTGCTCGCCTCCACCAGCGAGGTCTACGGCGACCCGCTGGTCCACCCGCAGACCGAGGACTACTGGGGTAACGTGAACCCGATCGGCCCGCGCGGGGTGTACGACGAGGCCAAGCGTTTCGCCGAGGCGATCAGCATGGCCTACCAGCGCACCCACGGGGTCGAGGTGCGGATCGTACGAATTTTCAACACCTATGGTCCGCGCATGCGCATGAACGACGGCCGGGTGGTGCCCAATTTCATCAAGCAAGCCCTCTGCGGCGAGCCGATCACCGTGTTCGGCGACGGCAGCCAGACCCGCTCGTTCTGCTACTGGTCCGACCTGGTCGAGGGCCTCTACCGCCTGCTGCTCTCGGAGGCGGACGGCCCGGTCAATATCGGCAACCCCACCGAGCACTCCATCCTGCAGTTCGCCGAGCGGATTATCGAGTTGACCGGCAGCAGCAGCCAGATCATCCACAAGCGCCTGCCCGAGGATGACCCCAAGGTGCGCCGTCCCGACATCACCCGCGCCCGCAAGCTCCTGGGCTGGGAGCCGAAGGTCGACCTGGACGAGGGGCTGCGGCGCACAATCGACTATTTCCGCGGCAAGGTCTGA
- the menC gene encoding o-succinylbenzoate synthase: MLISKLEVFHLRLPLLHHFEISSGRLTHIDSILVRLRGEGDEGWGEAPPWNTPIYGHETAETAFHMVRDIFAPEVVGRRFDTPGSINAVLGQFRGNGFAKAALETAWWVLEARLKGKPLHETLGGDKNKIVGCGNSLGIEDTPEQLLDAVQASLDMGFQRIKIKVKHGWDLKILDKVRGRFPAIALQVDANSAYSLEDIDTLRHFDDYGLVQIEQPLAYDDLIDHATLQAELKTPICLDESIKSAEDARKAAQIKACRIINIKISRVGGLYEAIKIHDVCASSGIPCWVGGMLESAIGESICIEFASLPNIKLPSDIMPSCRFYRPDITEPENVMSRQGTYQLSQQPGIGHNPVWERVESFTVKRWESS; encoded by the coding sequence ATGCTTATCTCAAAGCTCGAAGTGTTCCACCTGCGCCTTCCCCTGCTCCATCATTTCGAGATCAGCAGCGGGCGCCTGACCCACATAGATTCGATCCTGGTGCGCCTGCGCGGAGAGGGCGACGAGGGCTGGGGCGAGGCCCCGCCCTGGAACACACCTATCTACGGCCATGAGACCGCCGAGACCGCGTTCCATATGGTGCGTGACATTTTCGCCCCCGAGGTGGTGGGGCGGCGCTTCGACACGCCCGGGAGTATCAACGCGGTGCTGGGCCAGTTCCGGGGCAACGGGTTCGCCAAGGCGGCCCTGGAGACCGCCTGGTGGGTGCTGGAGGCCCGCCTCAAGGGCAAGCCCCTGCACGAAACCCTCGGCGGAGATAAAAACAAGATTGTCGGCTGCGGCAACAGCCTGGGGATAGAGGACACCCCGGAGCAACTGCTGGATGCCGTGCAGGCCTCGCTGGATATGGGGTTCCAGCGGATCAAGATCAAGGTGAAACACGGCTGGGACCTCAAGATTCTGGACAAGGTGCGCGGCCGGTTCCCGGCCATCGCCCTGCAGGTGGATGCCAACAGCGCCTATTCGCTGGAGGATATCGACACCCTGCGGCATTTCGATGACTACGGCCTGGTGCAGATCGAGCAGCCGTTGGCCTATGACGACCTGATCGACCACGCCACGCTTCAGGCCGAGCTCAAGACCCCAATCTGTCTGGACGAGTCGATCAAGTCGGCCGAGGACGCGCGCAAGGCGGCGCAGATCAAGGCCTGCAGAATAATCAACATCAAGATTTCGCGGGTGGGCGGCCTCTACGAGGCGATCAAGATTCACGATGTCTGCGCCTCCAGCGGCATCCCCTGCTGGGTCGGAGGGATGCTGGAGAGCGCTATCGGCGAGTCGATCTGCATCGAGTTCGCCTCCCTGCCCAATATCAAGCTGCCCAGCGATATAATGCCGAGTTGCCGTTTCTACCGGCCCGACATCACCGAGCCGGAGAACGTGATGTCGCGCCAGGGCACCTACCAGCTTTCACAGCAGCCTGGGATCGGGCACAACCCGGTCTGGGAGCGGGTCGAATCCTTCACGGTCAAGCGCTGGGAATCGAGCTGA
- a CDS encoding IS4 family transposase produces the protein MTRNTVFGQVMQLISRPGFKNSVEKYSGDKRTRCFSCWQQLTVLLYSQARGLKSLRDIAVSLRSQQRKWYHLGLESVSRSTLADANNKRSSDIYKAVFYDVLGKCQSLAPGHKFRFKNPLYSMDSTLVKLCLTVFPWADYQKRKGAMKIHTLLDHNGCLPSFITLTTARCNDVRVVNDESYNFPVLPPDSIITVDRGYYDFKWLHSLQLNRVFFITRAKTNLGYEVAGQQEVPKNKGILSDQIIRFTGYRQQRAYPETLRRITFYDKKRNVELVFITNNFKLAASTIAELYKHRWQIELFFKWIKQNLKIKTFLGASENAVMTQIWAAMIYYLLLTFIKFQTRYAYSLHELTKVIGELLMEHVDIIEVLRIKFDKLKLLKPNQPQLALSLKF, from the coding sequence ATGACAAGGAATACAGTATTCGGTCAGGTTATGCAACTTATTTCTCGTCCGGGATTCAAGAACAGTGTTGAGAAGTATTCTGGAGACAAGCGTACGCGCTGTTTCAGTTGTTGGCAGCAGCTCACGGTGCTTTTGTATTCGCAGGCCAGGGGACTGAAGAGCTTGCGCGATATAGCGGTAAGCCTGCGCAGCCAGCAGCGGAAGTGGTATCACCTGGGTCTGGAGAGTGTCTCGCGCAGCACTCTTGCCGATGCGAACAACAAGCGCAGCTCGGATATATACAAGGCTGTGTTTTACGATGTTCTGGGCAAATGCCAGAGCCTGGCTCCAGGCCATAAGTTCAGGTTCAAGAACCCGCTTTACAGCATGGATTCCACGCTGGTAAAGCTTTGTTTGACGGTGTTCCCCTGGGCGGACTACCAGAAGCGCAAGGGGGCAATGAAGATACATACTCTTCTTGACCACAACGGCTGTCTGCCCTCGTTCATCACGCTGACCACGGCCAGATGCAACGATGTAAGAGTGGTAAACGATGAGAGTTATAATTTTCCGGTCCTTCCACCGGACAGCATAATCACGGTAGACCGCGGCTATTACGACTTTAAGTGGTTACATTCTCTACAGTTAAACCGCGTATTTTTTATCACCAGGGCCAAGACGAACCTTGGATACGAAGTAGCCGGACAGCAGGAAGTGCCCAAAAACAAGGGCATCCTCTCCGATCAGATTATACGGTTCACCGGCTACCGCCAGCAAAGGGCATATCCTGAGACCTTGAGGCGGATCACTTTTTATGACAAAAAAAGAAATGTAGAACTGGTTTTTATCACCAACAACTTCAAACTGGCGGCTTCCACGATTGCCGAGCTGTATAAACACCGCTGGCAGATAGAGTTATTCTTCAAATGGATCAAGCAGAACCTCAAAATTAAAACGTTCCTCGGCGCCAGCGAAAACGCCGTGATGACTCAAATCTGGGCCGCGATGATTTACTATCTTCTGCTCACGTTTATCAAGTTCCAGACCCGCTATGCCTACTCCTTGCATGAACTGACAAAGGTCATCGGCGAGCTGTTGATGGAACATGTTGATATTATTGAAGTTCTAAGAATCAAGTTCGACAAGCTCAAATTACTTAAACCAAATCAACCTCAATTGGCTCTATCCCTTAAATTTTAA